The sequence AGGACAGCGACAAGCTGCGGGCCGCCCAGGAGGCCGTCACCGCGGCCCGCGGTCAGCTCTACAACGACCAGGTGCTCGCTGCGCGGCTCGCGGGCACCAGGGCGCGGTTGGCCCAGATCGATCACGAGCTGTACGACGGAGGCGCCATCAGCTTGTACACGCTCAACCGGACCATCGTTGGCCCGGCCCGCGACTGGGGCGGCCACCGGGAGAGGGAGAGACGACTCTTCGCCGAGGCGGCCGTCCTGAATCCGGAAGCTGATCGCCAGTCCGAGGCCCAGAAGCGACTCGGTGCGGACAAGGCGGCCTTGGAGACGGCTCTCAACGCGCAGGCCACGATGACCGGGGCGCTGCTCGGTGCGGCCGAGGCGGTCTTGGCGATGCCCAAGGTGTGCATCGACCGCTCGGGCCTGACCGTGCTGGGTGCCCTGTTGTCGGTCGCCTGGACGAGTCACGCCCCCGCGCTGCTCGACAGCTCCACCGGTGAGGTGGCGCTGTACTTCCGTGGCGGGGAGGGCCAGTTCTTCGCCGTCTACTACGCGACCACCATTTCCCCCGCTGTCAAGGAGATCGCCGTGACGGGCGGCACGTTGCGCCTGTCCGGCCGCGATGTGGCGATGAAACTGGCCGACTTCGACGTGAAGGTGACCGCGACCGGGACCGGCATGTGCAAGGTGGAGGTGAGCCGGGGTACGACGGTCGAGACGTTTCCCTCGGTACCCGACCGGGCCGACCTCCTGGCCGCGGTGCTGAACGGCTCGGCACGAGGATCGGACCTGGGGACGGTCTTGTCGGTCCAGGACAAGACCGTGACGCTGGCCGAGCCGCTGACGACCACGCTGACGGCGGGCTCGGTCATCACGGTGGGCGGGGACAGCCGCACCGTCGCAGGCGGGCAGTCGGGGTCGGCGCAGATCACCCTCACCACCGGCAACCTCACCGCCGGCACGGGCGCCAAGGTCCGCATCGCGGCCTACGATTACACGCTGGCCTCGTGCAACGTGGCCGGCATGTCGCCGGCTCACGGCTCGCTGCTCATCAGCGCCTACGCCGGGTCCCTCACCGCGTCGGTGCCCGCGGGAACCGCGTCCAATCTCAGCGAACCGCTGGGGCCGCGCTGGCACGGTGACGCGCCGGGACGGGCGTTCTCCTTCGACGCCGCCCAAAAGCACCGTCTGGAACTGACGAGTACGGCGAACATATCCGCCCTGGCCGCGGCCGGGAACCTGACGCTTGAAGCCTGGGCCAAGCCGACGTTCGTCGACGGCTTGGACACCATCCTGCACACCGATGTCGGCGACACCTGGTACGCGCTGGGTGTGGAGCACGGCACCCGGACCAACGGGGAGTCCGGCTACGTCATCAACGCGAACATCAACAATCAGGCCTTCCGCAGCTCCGAAGTGTTCCCCCTGGCCGAATGGGCGCATCTGGCGGTGTCGTTCGAGCAGGACTGGGCGATCCAGATGGACGGCACCGGCCATCTGAACGCCGGCGGCGCGGGCGGCCTGGACCTCGTGGACGACCTGACCATCGAGGCGTTCGTCAAACTCGACTCCATCGGCGCCAAGCAGGGACTGGTCGGCAAGGGCACGTTCGGCGCCGGCAACCACACCGCCGTCCCCTACTGCCTGTATGTGGACACCGACGGTCGCCTCGCCTTCACCTTCGAACCCGGCTCCGGCTCGGACGCGGCGAAGGTCTACAAGTCGACGACGGCCCTGACGGCGGGCACTTTCAACAAGGTCGCCGTCACCCGCAAGAACCCGACGGGTACCACGACCGAGGTGGAGATCTGCTTCTTCATCAACGGCAAGAAGGTCGGCGACTCGCAGTGGTACGGCGGCGCCAAGCCCGTGGGCAACGACGCGCCGGCCGAGCTGGGCCGGATGATGGTGGGCAAGACGGCCTCCGGTCTGAAGGGCGCGCTGTCGGAGGTGCGGATCTGGACCGTCGTCAGGAACGGCGACCAGATCGGCGTGCCGATCACCGCCAAGGCCTCCGGCCTGACCGCGTGGTGGACCTTCCCCGAGAGCAAGGGCTCCCAGACCCGGGACCTGTGCGGCTCCTACCCGGCCACGCTGCACGCGGTGACCCGCGTCCGCACCCCCGACCCCGACGGGAACCGGTTCACCTTCTACCGCAACGGCAGCCCCGTCCCCTCGGGGAAGACGACCTCGACGACGTCGAGCGTGGTGCGGCCCACCTCCCCGCGCTCGGTGGTGGCCGACGGGTTCACCGGCGACCTGGACGAGATCCGGGCGTGGCGCACCGCCCGCACCCAGGAGCAGATCCTGGACAACATGTTCGGCCGCGTCCGCGGCGACCGCCAGGACCTGCTGGCCTACTACCCCTTCGATGCCGATGACACCGTGGCCGGGGTGACGGTGAAGGACGCCGGCCTGAGCGGCCATCACCTGACCCAGTCGAGTCCGCCCCCCAAGATCGTGCTGTCCACCGCGCCGATCTCCACCGACACCGCCCAGGTCCGCTCCGCGCTGACCGGCATCCGCACCGCCTTCCACACCTTGATCGCAGCCACCCCGGCCGCCACCGAGTACGGCGACATCCAGCGCCTCACCGACGATTCGCTCATCGGGGTGCTGAAACGGGCCTACACCTACCTGCAGGCCGACAAATCGTGGGTGCTCAACACCGGGTACAAGGTCGGTGAGCTGACCACCACCTGGGTGGGCCAGGCCCAGTTCGACCCGCAACTGATCGGCTACATCGAAGGCGCCCCGCCGATCCCGTCGGAAAACCTCATCGCCGGCACCGCCGACGACTACAAGGGCGCCTCCTCGGTCGCCTTCGTCCAGGCCGACAACGTCGTCAACGCCCTGTCGTCGAACAAGAACAACAGCATCGACACGTCCGCGAAGGTGAAATTCGAGATAGCGACCGCCCAGAGCATCTGGACCGTCGCCGCCCCCCTGGGCGCCGGTACGGCGCAACCCCTGGCCGAAGCCACCTTGGATCTCGGGCTCAACGTCGAACTCAAGTACGCCAACACCTGGAGCAACGAGACCAAGGTGTCCCAAGGCACCAACACCACCCGTACCAGCAAGGTGGAGGTCACCGGCGGCTGGGAGGACCCCGACCCGACCAAGCAGGTCAACCCCACCGCCGGGCGACGCTGGGTGCCGGCCAACACCGGATTCGCCGTGGTGCAGTCCGAGACCGCCGACCTGTACGCGCTGCGCCTGGTCCACAGCGGCGCCCTGGTCGCCTACCGGATGCTGCCCAGCCCCGACATCCCCCGCGACTGGAACCTGATCCCCTTCCCGATCAACCCCCGCTACACCAAGCAGGGCACCCTGGACGGCGTCGTCGGCTACGCCAAGCACGAGACGGCCCCAGGACTGCGCGCCTTCCCCGACCCGCACTTCCCCAAGGCGGGCCAGGGGGAGCGCGGCGAGTTCAGCTACTACCGGCCGGTGGAGGCCTACCGGATCAAGAAGCGGATCCAGCGCGAACAGCAGCAACTGCAGGGCTTCTACGAATCGGTGTCCACCGAGACCCACGCCCCCGACCCCACCCACGGCCAGGCGGCCAAGGTACTGAACGGCATGATGGGCGGCACCGGCGCCGAAATCGCCCAGGGCGGCAACCCCGAGGCCGGACGCGCGGCCACCCGGGCCGCCTCACGCCGCAACATCGTCAACACCTACGTGTGGACAGCCGCCGGCGGCTTCTTCGCCGAGACCACCGGCACCACCGACCAGGTCACCGAGACCACGGCCGGCTCCTTCACCTTCACCGCCGCCATCGGCTGGAGCGAAGTCGGGGGCTTCGCGATCGGCAACGTCGGCGCCAAGTTCGGCTTCGAGTCCACCACGACCACCGGCTACAGCGTCACCCGCAGCAAATCCAAGGACGCCACCCGCACCTTCAGCCTGGACGTCACCTGCGCCCCCGGCAACCAGCTACAAAAACACAACGGCGACACCCCGGTGTTCGACGCCGACGGCAAACCGATCCTGGTGCCCGGCCGCGTCGACGCCTACCGCTTCATGACCCTCTACCTCGACACCACCACCGACAACTTCGAGGACTTCTACGGCAAGGTCATCGACCCCGAATGGCTGGACCGCGGCAAAGACCCCAACGCGCTGGCGCTCAAGCGCGCCCAGCAATCCGACCGCAAACCCCCCTGCTGGCGCATCATGCACCGCGTCACCTTCGTCAGCCGCGTCCTGGACACCGCCACCACCACCCCGTCCCTGGCCCAAGCCATGGGCGCCCTCGGCATCACCAGCGATTATGGGCTCATCCACCGCCTGCAGCCCTACCTGACCGGCGCCACCGGCGACTTCAACGCGTTGAGCAGGGCAGCCAAAACCGCTCTGGCCACACACTTCGCCAGCCTTGTCCCCTACGCCGAGACCATCGTGGGCCGCCTGGCCGCCTACTACAACCTCCCCTCCGACGCCCCCGCCCTCACGCCCGCCGCGCCGGCGCCCGTGAGCACCCTGACCAGCACCACCAAGTCCGTCGCCAAGGGGACGAACTTCACCGTCCACTACTCCACCCCGGCCGGCACCGTCAGCGCCAAGAACTGGGTCGGCCTGTATCCGGTCGACAAGAAGCCCTCGGAGGTGGAAGCCCTCGCCTGGGGATATGCCCCTGGGGCCGACGGCACCCTCGCCATTCCCACCACCGCCCTGCCCGGCCCGGGAACCTACGCGGCCTGGTACCTCCACAACGACGGCTACACCGCCCTGACGGGCGTACTCATGTTCACCGTGACATGACCCATCGTCACTGACGAGCTACCTACGGCGCCGGGCGACCTCGCCCGGCGCCGCAGGACCGATTCGACACACCTTTCCTACATTGGAAAACGTCCCAGCTGACGTGGCAGACACCCAACGGCTCATGTAGATCACCTGGCATAGTCGTGCGCCGGTCAGGGGCGTCGTGGTCGTCGCGGCCCGAGAGATGGCCGTCGGCCCGCGGCCCTCAAAGTCACGGCCCTCGCTGCGCTCGCCCTGCGGCCTTGACCGCCGCCATCGCCGACGGCCTGAGGGGCCACCACGACGACCATGCCGCCCGAACGAGGGAATGGGAGATGAGGGACAAACGCGCGCTGTCACTTCACGCCGCTGCCGAAGGGACGAATCCCAACCAGGTCAGTCCAGATCTTCCCCTTCTGAGCGGCGCCCGGCCTGGATGGAGGTGAAAATCTGGGCCGGTAATGGAGGCCAGGTGGGTGAGGGTCTCGACGTAGCCGGCGCAGGCCGGTCGGACGGGAAGCAACAATCACATCCGAACAAAATTTCCCTGGGACTACAAGAACCCCACAAAGCCCCACACCGATGGGGGGCGGCCCCCGGAGCCACTAACACCGCTGGCCGTCCTGTTGATGCCCAGGCCTCTACATCGGAGGACGTGGAGAAACGGCTCCTGTTCGCAAACCCACGGCCTGACATGCCATCATCAGAGGGATCTCACCTTGGGTTCCGCACAATGCCCCCTTCAGAATTCGCGAACTCTCGGGGAACCTGGGCTGTCAGCAGCACCTGATCTGGGCGTGGATGTCGGCCAGGACGGCGTCGGCGGTCGCGGCCCACGGGCTCGGCGGCCGTCCGCCGTCCGGCGGGGACGACGTGTCCGGCTGCTGGTCACTCATGAGTGCCTCCGGGATGCTCCTGGGAAATTCGAGAGTAGGGGCGCGGGGCCGGGATCGCTGCTGTGCCGATCAGCCGCACCGCGGCTGCGCGTGCAGGGGAAGAAGGTGGTTGGGCTGCGGCGCTCATCCGGAGTTACAGGTGGCGGCCGAAGGAGCGTTGACGTCAGCCGGCAGCACATCCAGCGCCGGACCTGAACCTGGAGCCAGTCGGCCGCCGGAGCCGGCCACCACGCCGATACCGGCGTCGATCAGATCGGCGCGGGTGAGCACGATGCGCCCGGCGCGACCGTCCAGCACGTCATCGAGGGCGACAACAGGGGCGGCCCGCGCCATCGGCCATCAGCGCCGTAGGAGCGCTTGAACCCAGGGCCGCCCGGACCGCTGCGGGCAGCAGCAGCGCGGCGGCGTGGGTACGGGTGATGCGCGGCGGGCGGTGAGGCGGCATGAAGCCTTCCTTTCGAGCGGGTCGTCTCGGGCGGGTGGTTCAGGGCGCAGGGGCCGCCCGGCCGATCCCCCTCCCCCGTCCTGGATGCCGTGCAGGCGCCACGTGGCGCCGCACGGCGTCGATCACCGAAGGCCCCCGCTCCGCGCCGGCCCTGATCCGGCGCCCGGATGCGCGCCGCGGACGAGCACCGCGGCGATGTCGACCCAGGCGGGACCCCGGTGGTGCGGGACGTCAAAACGTCATCGGCGCCTCGGTGCCGGTGCCCGCCTCGGCACGCAGAACGGGGATCTCGGTCACGATCGGCGGCGGGAGAAAGCGGCCAACGCACCGGGGAGTGCTGACGCCAGCTGTGTGCGGCCAAGACCTCCTCCAGCCAGGAGGCGACCTCGTGCGGGGGCATGCCGCGTCGGGGCGGGCGCAGCACCTGCTCGGCGTCGGCGTCGGGCAGGCGCAGCTGCCAGCCGCCGGCCGGGCCGGGCCGGCCCCAGATCCACCGCAGGGTCGCGTACCGCAGGCCGGGCGTGCACCGCACCTCCTCGCTCACTGCTCCTCCCCCAGGGCTTCATCGACCACCTGGGTCGCCCGTGTGATGCGCGGCTTGTGGTAGGCGTCGGCGATGTGGCCGTTCTCCGTCCGGCGGTGGGTGCCCGCGATGGCCTGGCAGGTGGAACACCTCTCCTGTTGGGCCTGGTCCTGGATCGCTGCCTGCCGGGCCGCGGCCCGCCGCCGGGCGGCGCGCGCTGACTCCCACTCCCCCACACCGGGGATGCCGTTGAGCCCGTCGAGGTAGGCGATGCCCGGCTCCTCGTCGCGCCAGGGCAGGTCGTCGGAGACCGGCGCCAGTAGCTGGTGCAGCGACAGCACGGTGGACAGCCGTTTGCCCCACTGCTGCCGGTCGGAGCCGTGCGCGCGGGCTCCCCACGATTCCCGGTTGGGCAGGTAGGGCCGCAGCGGCTGCCATGCGGAGATGACCGTGTCGGCTCGCGCGAGGTTCTGGCCGAACCTGCCCGGCTCCTCGGCCATCGCGTCCAGCCGATCGCAGATGTTGGCGCCGAGTTCGATCGGCACGGTCGGGGTTTCGGCGGCGAGCGCGAGCTGGCGCAGCCACACCCGGGCAGCGTCCAGGTGCACGGCGAGCTCGTCCATGGTGATGCGCTCCCCACAGCGCAGGTGCTCGGTGTTGGCCGGGTCCGTCGAGAGCTGCGTCTTGCGGTCGGTGCTCACAGGAACCTCACCCGGGCGACCACGGCCCGCAGCGGGCCGGCGCCGGCCGCCGCCGTCAACGCGTCGGCGGGCGTGGCGTGGCTGCGGACGGCGGCGGCCGGGCCGCACAGCAGGACGTGCTCGGTGCGGTCGAGGAGGTGCCACCAGTCGTCAGGGAGCTTGGTCACCTCGGGTGCTTCTCGCAGGACAACGTCGCTCCAGCCCTCATGATCCACGTGGGCGATCGTTTCCATCGACTGGGTGGCGATGTTCATCCGCAGCCGCCAGGCCGGGTCCGGCTCTGGGATGACGCTCAGGTCCCATTCCGGCCAGCCGTACCGGCTGCGCAGGTCGTCGGCTCCGGCACCGGGTGTCTCCGGTTCCAGGATCACGATGGGCAACGGGCCACCGTGGGAGATGTGCACCGTGGGTTCCGCAGCTGAACCGCTACGCCGCCAGGGAGCACGGAACGTCACCATCAGGGCTTAGGGGGCGACAACTCGCGACAGTTGAATATGTGACTCCACCAGTACGGGACCCCCGAAAGTCGCAGAGATCCGAACCGGCTTAGTGATCTTGTCGAGGAACGTTGGCGGTCTCAAGGGATCAATGCATCACCGTTCTTGATCAGGACAGCGCGGGAGGGCGGGAGGCGGAGGCTTGTGTCTCCTGACAGAATGAGGGCGGCCGTGCCCGAGAACATGATCGATCGTCGAACCGGGTGCGAGGAAGGGCGAGCAACCACCGTGGATCGGGCCCGATGAGCTCTGGCAACGCATCGAGTCGTTGCTACTGACGACCGAACGCCGCTACCGCAATCCCGGACGCAAGCGGAGCCTTATTGGGTATGGGGCGAAAAGCGGGCAGGGAGTACAGCAGACACGATGTCAGTTGTCCCGCGTCACGCCGCGCCCTCCCCGCCGGGCGGCAACGAGGAGTGCGATGGCGCTGACCGCGTAGGCGATGGGCGCCAGCGCCCAGACCCCTCCGTCCGGGTGCGTACCGAAGTAGAAGTCCGGTTGGCTGCCGGCGAACATGTCCGCGGTCGCGTCCGCCGGTGGAAGGGTTACTGGAAGTTCTGTCAGCACGAACACCAGATGGAGCAGCGCCAGGACGCCGCAGATTCCACTGATGGCACCGACGAGCGTGCGAGATCTTGCCACGGCGCCGACACCCGTCAGAAGCGGCAGGACGCCGATGACGAAGACGTCCAGGGCTATGAGATTCCGCGCCGAGGGCCCGACGAAGGAGATGGCGATCGACATCAAAGGCAAGGGAGGAGGGGCCCCTCCGCCCTCCGTCGTAGCGAGCAACGCCCACGGCACCAGCGAAGCGCTCACCGCCACCACGGACCACGCCCACGAACGACGACTCGCTGGCACGTTCCTCCACGTCAGCACGGGAAGATCGTATAGGACACTTTCCGGAGTTGCCCCGGTTCGGGTAGGCCATCCGGTCCAACGACCGCTCATGTTCTCGGGCGCGGCCGCCCTCATTCTGTCAGGAGTTATACGGGCAGCCCTCGCGACGTTCACCACCTGGATGGATCTGCTCGATCAGGCGCAGCGGTCGGGGTGCGCGGGCTGCTTCCGACGATCGCCAGGACCCCCATGGCGCGCTGGCGCCGACGCGCGACGGCCGTGTGAGCCTTTCCGTTGTCTCGCGTAGATTCGAAGGAGCCTGCCCGGATTCACGCGGAAGCGACCCAACCGTCCACCAGGGTGCAGAGCTGATCCAGGGCGGCCTCCACACGTTCACGATCGCCGGTCGTGAGGAAGTCGATCTGCAGCCCCGTGTACGCCGAATTGGCCAGCGTGGAGATGCGCAACGCGTCGGCTTGCGGCATGCCCCGCTCGCACAGGAGTCCCGCCACGAACTCCGAGCGGTCCGCCAGCAGCCTGGGCACGTGACCCGCCAACTTGCCCGCCGCGGCCAGGCCCTCGATCTCATGGATCAGGCGGGCGATCGGCAGGTTCTCCTCCTGCGTCTGCCAGTCCCAGGTGCGCCGGATGATCGTGCCCACGCTGTCGGAGCCCATCCAGCCCGGCAGCGAGCGCAACCAGGCCCGGTGCCGCTCGTCCAGGCGTTCCATGGTCGCCGAGAGCAGGGCCTCCTTGTCGGCGAAGTGGTGGGTCAGCACGCGGGTGGAC comes from Streptosporangium roseum DSM 43021 and encodes:
- a CDS encoding LamG-like jellyroll fold domain-containing protein, yielding MHDKNLVKVYKDREYVSTTMVRHDGMVVAFAVGADRRIYYSVLSLDQADRARGALDAAYWNSDPGLLPFPTEMVEVSTETPLTAVMPTVKRRGSVEASFSEKLLPGEDDPFLSTTARLTSTFPIQVLSDGRHILVFRQSVAAGDSGSVYKTSGGLWSGDSTRKDYTLVGGAKVAAADSALLCDRFVLVGAELKPVVEARYQRSRSRIAPASGGDTLGTRDMEGRLFYEPTMKLSFAGKLSGGIFSVLSLPTAISGFSRWQIFTADDAGLLHSYNLEQSPEGLFNVAGTQLYTSPDPKFASSVLERAPGIDSHTGKLLVPVRPSQNRGGTALRFDNTASAPVIAGKTSTAVTAGPYTMEAWIKPATATTTGLIVGRTDTTGLATPAYLSLKADGKLLFGHGSQTLTSTSAVPMGVYSHVAAVFDGSQMQLFLDGVAVGTLATAAKVEVTAQLVVGKRVVSGPAQADPFNGHIDEVRIWTLPRGDFSARGQRPAGTEAGLYAYFPFDEGSGTKVHDRGVNKFEGTFEAGPVWTDSDAPLFDGPGMSRQSFSITGRKVVCGLTATLYYQQQPAVTGYGHTPSPEKGQARVLLAFATSGPPPTGEPTGRSYIATLDFALSREGRLATAPGVIDLTWIGVPDPTKDSDKLRAAQEAVTAARGQLYNDQVLAARLAGTRARLAQIDHELYDGGAISLYTLNRTIVGPARDWGGHRERERRLFAEAAVLNPEADRQSEAQKRLGADKAALETALNAQATMTGALLGAAEAVLAMPKVCIDRSGLTVLGALLSVAWTSHAPALLDSSTGEVALYFRGGEGQFFAVYYATTISPAVKEIAVTGGTLRLSGRDVAMKLADFDVKVTATGTGMCKVEVSRGTTVETFPSVPDRADLLAAVLNGSARGSDLGTVLSVQDKTVTLAEPLTTTLTAGSVITVGGDSRTVAGGQSGSAQITLTTGNLTAGTGAKVRIAAYDYTLASCNVAGMSPAHGSLLISAYAGSLTASVPAGTASNLSEPLGPRWHGDAPGRAFSFDAAQKHRLELTSTANISALAAAGNLTLEAWAKPTFVDGLDTILHTDVGDTWYALGVEHGTRTNGESGYVINANINNQAFRSSEVFPLAEWAHLAVSFEQDWAIQMDGTGHLNAGGAGGLDLVDDLTIEAFVKLDSIGAKQGLVGKGTFGAGNHTAVPYCLYVDTDGRLAFTFEPGSGSDAAKVYKSTTALTAGTFNKVAVTRKNPTGTTTEVEICFFINGKKVGDSQWYGGAKPVGNDAPAELGRMMVGKTASGLKGALSEVRIWTVVRNGDQIGVPITAKASGLTAWWTFPESKGSQTRDLCGSYPATLHAVTRVRTPDPDGNRFTFYRNGSPVPSGKTTSTTSSVVRPTSPRSVVADGFTGDLDEIRAWRTARTQEQILDNMFGRVRGDRQDLLAYYPFDADDTVAGVTVKDAGLSGHHLTQSSPPPKIVLSTAPISTDTAQVRSALTGIRTAFHTLIAATPAATEYGDIQRLTDDSLIGVLKRAYTYLQADKSWVLNTGYKVGELTTTWVGQAQFDPQLIGYIEGAPPIPSENLIAGTADDYKGASSVAFVQADNVVNALSSNKNNSIDTSAKVKFEIATAQSIWTVAAPLGAGTAQPLAEATLDLGLNVELKYANTWSNETKVSQGTNTTRTSKVEVTGGWEDPDPTKQVNPTAGRRWVPANTGFAVVQSETADLYALRLVHSGALVAYRMLPSPDIPRDWNLIPFPINPRYTKQGTLDGVVGYAKHETAPGLRAFPDPHFPKAGQGERGEFSYYRPVEAYRIKKRIQREQQQLQGFYESVSTETHAPDPTHGQAAKVLNGMMGGTGAEIAQGGNPEAGRAATRAASRRNIVNTYVWTAAGGFFAETTGTTDQVTETTAGSFTFTAAIGWSEVGGFAIGNVGAKFGFESTTTTGYSVTRSKSKDATRTFSLDVTCAPGNQLQKHNGDTPVFDADGKPILVPGRVDAYRFMTLYLDTTTDNFEDFYGKVIDPEWLDRGKDPNALALKRAQQSDRKPPCWRIMHRVTFVSRVLDTATTTPSLAQAMGALGITSDYGLIHRLQPYLTGATGDFNALSRAAKTALATHFASLVPYAETIVGRLAAYYNLPSDAPALTPAAPAPVSTLTSTTKSVAKGTNFTVHYSTPAGTVSAKNWVGLYPVDKKPSEVEALAWGYAPGADGTLAIPTTALPGPGTYAAWYLHNDGYTALTGVLMFTVT
- a CDS encoding TetR/AcrR family transcriptional regulator, translating into MARTADPHRRAELLDQIVDYLTGHGLSTLSMRPLAQHLGKSTRVLTHHFADKEALLSATMERLDERHRAWLRSLPGWMGSDSVGTIIRRTWDWQTQEENLPIARLIHEIEGLAAAGKLAGHVPRLLADRSEFVAGLLCERGMPQADALRISTLANSAYTGLQIDFLTTGDRERVEAALDQLCTLVDGWVASA